The following proteins come from a genomic window of Halictus rubicundus isolate RS-2024b chromosome 8, iyHalRubi1_principal, whole genome shotgun sequence:
- the LOC143356262 gene encoding uncharacterized protein LOC143356262 translates to MTRCQSLHSYGSATMTESGPLWTDQKDSRCPRGTITCGMLPTLRALAAKECENSQGTICLVPFDTEMDSASHLQMILLEAYCRETGIKVLRVSRERIQEHLCPGSGDLSCVLICNDDPYFLDPPE, encoded by the exons ATGACACGTTGCCAGAGCTTGCACTCCTACGGATCCGCCACTATGACCGAAAG CGGGCCGCTATGGACGGACCAGAAAGATTCCAGATGTCCCAGGGGGACCATCACCTGCGGCATGCTGCCTACTTTACGAGCCCTCGCCGCGAAAGAATGCGAGAACAGCCAGGGGACCATATGCCTGGTGCCATTCGACACGGAAATGGACTCCGCCAGCCATCTGCAGATGATCCTGTTGGAGGCCTATTGTCGCGAGACAGGCATCAAGGTGTTACGGGTGTCCAGAGAGAGGATACAGGAGCATCTGTGCCCGGGCAGCGGCGATCTGTCCTGCGTGCTGATCTGCAACGACGATCCATATTTCCTAGATCCCCCCGAGTGA